One segment of Prionailurus bengalensis isolate Pbe53 chromosome D4, Fcat_Pben_1.1_paternal_pri, whole genome shotgun sequence DNA contains the following:
- the LOC122474540 gene encoding alpha-1-acid glycoprotein-like, translating to MALSWALAVLSLLPLLEAQSPECANLTAAPITNATLDQLSGKWFYIASAFRYPEFNESSRTIQAAFFYFDINYTEDKILLREYLTIGNQCVYNSSYLNVQRENGSLSKHEFGKEQVGYLLLTKDPTTFMLAFSPKDEQNMGLSFYTDKPQATQEQMREFHEAIVCMGMQKSEIVYSDEKQDVCGPLEKEHQEEKQKENKGS from the exons ATGGCGCTGTCCTGGGCCCTTGCTGTCCTGAGCCTCCTTCCTCTGCTGGAAGCCCAGAGCCCGGAGTGTGCCAACCTCACAGCGGCACCTATCACCAACGCCACCCTGGACCAG CTCTCCGGCAAGTGGTTTTACATCGCCTCGGCCTTCCGCTACCCGGAGTTCAACGAGTCGTCTAGAACGATCCAAGCGGCCTTCTTTTACTTTGACATCAACTACACAGAGGACAAAATACTGCTCAGAGAGTACCTAACCAT AGGGAACCAGTGCGTCTATAACTCCAGCTATCTGAATGTCCAGCGGGAGAATGGGAGTCTGTCTAAACACG AGTTCGGCAAAGAACAAGTTGGCTACCTCCTGCTCACCAAGGATCCCACGACCTTCATGCTTGCCTTCTCCCCGAAAGACGAGCAGAACATGGGGCTGTCCTTCTACA CTGACAAGCCACAAGCGACCCAGGAGCAAATGAGAGAGTTCCACGAAGCCATCGTGTGCATGGGCATGCAGAAGTCAGAAATCGTGTACTCCGATGAGAAACAG GATGTGTGTGGGCCATTGGAGAAAGAGCaccaggaagaaaagcagaaggaaaacaagGGGTCCTAG